In Natronocella acetinitrilica, the following proteins share a genomic window:
- a CDS encoding TRAP transporter large permease has product MPAAILLSAAIALIILSFPIFLALLAATIMTFETVGPPMPSRVLAQRMVEGVNVFALLAVPLFIFAADIIGRGQIGRRLVALMEALVGHLRGGLAIATVLACAMFGAISGIGAAAVVSIGPIVYPALLRAGYDRGFAVGLILSASTLAMMIPPGVAMILYSVQTSTSVARVFLAGLSSGVLFVILISAWAYIYAVRNDIRSGERAGLKEVGRRLLGSVWALGLPVIIFGGIYGGVFTPTEAAAAACVYAAFVETVIYRQIKPWQLIKISQPSAIMIATLLILIAAGSLMTWYLTLERVPAQIAAVMSAIPTEGVLAMINVVFLMAGMFIDPNSAVIVLAPLIQPAAMAVGLDPVHLGAVLVFNLAIGMITPPFGLNIFIGITTFRLPYLTVVKSVMPFIGLGIVALLLITYIPILTTWLPRAVHG; this is encoded by the coding sequence ATGCCGGCCGCCATACTGCTTAGCGCAGCCATTGCGCTGATCATTCTCTCGTTTCCCATATTCCTGGCGCTGCTTGCCGCCACCATCATGACCTTCGAGACCGTCGGTCCGCCCATGCCCAGCCGGGTGCTGGCGCAGCGCATGGTTGAAGGCGTCAACGTGTTCGCCCTGCTGGCAGTACCGTTGTTCATCTTTGCCGCGGACATCATAGGCCGGGGCCAGATCGGCCGACGCCTGGTCGCGCTGATGGAAGCCCTGGTCGGGCACCTGCGTGGTGGGCTGGCCATTGCCACGGTGTTGGCCTGCGCCATGTTTGGCGCCATTTCCGGCATTGGCGCAGCGGCGGTGGTCAGTATCGGACCCATCGTCTATCCCGCCCTGCTGCGGGCGGGTTACGACCGTGGTTTTGCCGTCGGGCTGATCCTGTCCGCCTCGACCCTGGCGATGATGATTCCGCCAGGTGTGGCCATGATTCTCTACTCGGTGCAGACGTCGACGTCAGTGGCCCGGGTTTTCCTTGCCGGGCTGTCTTCCGGCGTGCTGTTCGTGATTCTGATCTCCGCCTGGGCATACATCTATGCGGTGCGCAACGATATTCGCTCCGGCGAGCGTGCCGGGCTGAAGGAAGTCGGCCGGCGCCTGCTGGGCTCCGTCTGGGCGCTGGGCCTGCCCGTAATCATCTTCGGCGGCATCTACGGAGGCGTATTCACGCCGACCGAGGCCGCGGCTGCGGCCTGTGTCTATGCCGCCTTCGTCGAGACGGTGATCTATCGCCAGATCAAGCCGTGGCAACTGATCAAGATCAGTCAGCCCTCGGCCATCATGATTGCCACGCTGCTGATACTCATCGCCGCTGGTAGCCTGATGACCTGGTATCTCACCCTGGAGCGGGTTCCCGCGCAGATCGCCGCCGTCATGTCCGCGATACCGACCGAAGGCGTGCTGGCCATGATCAATGTGGTGTTCCTGATGGCCGGCATGTTCATTGATCCCAACTCTGCCGTCATCGTGCTCGCGCCGCTGATTCAGCCGGCGGCGATGGCGGTAGGCCTTGATCCCGTGCATCTCGGTGCGGTGCTGGTATTCAACCTTGCCATCGGCATGATCACGCCGCCTTTCGGCCTGAACATCTTTATCGGCATCACCACTTTCCGGCTGCCTTACCTGACGGTGGTGAAAAGCGTGATGCCGTTCATCGGCCTGGGAATCGTAGCCCTGTTGCTGATTACCTACATTCCCATCCTGACCACCTGGCTGCCCCGCGCCGTTCACGGCTGA
- a CDS encoding TRAP transporter small permease: protein MTRVLGRLLTLLDHTIAWLAGLALLIITVVLFTNSMSRYFAGIAIIGGEELARYLMVWMTFLGSYLLVRVQRHVSVDVLARLLPSVAVRVLDIIVGCVGAVVLGFMAWIGWDLASFIMNTGQMMSSLPIRRGWIYMSVPVGCGLMAFAYTIQVVIRLAGGELPRPERFGLAGGPDEQAAVVASESQESR from the coding sequence ATGACCAGGGTACTGGGTCGACTGCTCACGCTGCTGGATCACACCATCGCCTGGCTGGCGGGGCTTGCCCTGCTGATCATCACGGTGGTGCTGTTCACCAACAGCATGTCCCGCTACTTCGCGGGCATCGCCATCATCGGCGGCGAGGAGTTGGCCCGGTACCTGATGGTCTGGATGACCTTCCTCGGCAGCTATCTCCTGGTGCGAGTGCAGCGCCACGTCAGCGTGGATGTGCTGGCCCGTCTGTTGCCGAGTGTTGCGGTGCGCGTGCTGGACATCATCGTTGGCTGTGTCGGCGCAGTCGTGCTGGGTTTCATGGCATGGATCGGCTGGGATCTGGCCAGTTTCATCATGAACACCGGCCAGATGATGAGCAGTCTTCCCATCCGCCGGGGCTGGATTTACATGTCCGTTCCCGTGGGCTGTGGGCTGATGGCTTTCGCCTATACGATCCAGGTTGTCATCCGGCTTGCCGGTGGCGAACTACCAAGGCCAGAGCGTTTCGGGCTGGCGGGTGGTCCCGATGAACAAGCGGCCGTTGTTGCGTCCGAATCGCAGGAGTCCCGCTGA
- a CDS encoding TRAP transporter substrate-binding protein has translation MKTSNTLLQAGVIAGLALSAFGAAMTPITAQANTPVLKIAHVVPPGDPRDTAANHVADLMRNSDACPMDANVYPSAQLGGTTDLIEGMQLGSIEAVVLPASFLVGFQPIMGLMDFPFFWPTDLDTLLELHQSDAMRQMLDTTESQGVYSMAVWHTGYKQWTANDPLRAPSDYQGKRARVMPSAVLVKQQESLGMTPVDMPFPETYNALQSGAISAQENPITTSYVMGFHEVQDYLIMTNHGNLDQIFMVSRAWFDGLGADCQAELEAAVEEGRELVVTETLSLEERGLEAMVEAGIEVIELSSGEISDLREATLPPVRELFLQRTGDEGQTILEAIESEIGR, from the coding sequence ATGAAGACGAGCAACACACTGCTACAAGCCGGCGTGATAGCCGGGCTGGCCCTGAGCGCCTTTGGTGCTGCCATGACGCCGATCACGGCGCAAGCCAATACCCCGGTGCTGAAGATCGCTCACGTGGTGCCACCGGGGGATCCCCGGGACACCGCGGCAAACCATGTGGCGGACCTGATGCGCAACTCCGACGCCTGCCCGATGGATGCAAATGTCTACCCTTCGGCCCAGCTTGGCGGCACCACCGACCTGATCGAAGGCATGCAGCTCGGATCCATCGAGGCAGTGGTGTTGCCGGCGTCCTTCCTGGTGGGCTTCCAGCCCATCATGGGGCTGATGGATTTCCCCTTCTTCTGGCCGACGGATCTCGACACGCTGCTTGAACTCCACCAGAGCGACGCCATGCGTCAGATGCTCGATACCACCGAAAGCCAGGGTGTCTATTCCATGGCTGTCTGGCACACCGGTTACAAGCAGTGGACAGCCAACGACCCCCTGCGGGCGCCCTCCGACTATCAGGGCAAGCGTGCCCGTGTGATGCCCTCGGCGGTGCTGGTGAAACAGCAGGAATCCCTGGGCATGACGCCGGTGGACATGCCGTTCCCCGAGACCTACAACGCCCTGCAGTCCGGCGCCATCTCTGCCCAGGAAAACCCCATCACCACCAGTTATGTCATGGGTTTTCACGAGGTTCAGGACTATCTGATCATGACCAACCACGGCAACCTTGATCAGATCTTCATGGTGTCCCGTGCCTGGTTTGATGGTCTGGGTGCCGACTGTCAGGCGGAACTCGAGGCTGCGGTGGAAGAGGGCCGTGAGCTTGTGGTGACCGAAACCCTGAGTCTCGAGGAGCGTGGCCTGGAGGCCATGGTCGAGGCGGGTATCGAGGTCATCGAACTCAGCAGTGGCGAGATCTCCGATCTGCGTGAGGCCACGTTGCCGCCGGTCCGCGAGCTGTTCCTGCAGCGCACCGGTGACGAGGGCCAGACCATCCTTGAGGCCATCGAATCAGAAATCGGTCGCTGA